A window from bacterium encodes these proteins:
- a CDS encoding cupin domain-containing protein: MKRLKPYVIFEDNRGVFLGITHDHIWKEINIIETCANVMRGNHYHKFTTELFYIIEGDIDVEIYSLKDDLQKMEFKAKKGDIFIVEPFEVHRFKANIDSKWINMLSEILDKEAPDIYRYQPEGEI, encoded by the coding sequence ATGAAACGACTAAAACCTTATGTCATTTTTGAAGATAACCGTGGGGTATTTTTAGGAATAACCCATGACCATATTTGGAAAGAGATTAATATCATTGAGACATGTGCTAATGTTATGAGAGGAAATCATTATCACAAATTTACCACAGAACTATTTTATATTATCGAAGGGGATATTGATGTAGAGATATATAGTCTTAAAGACGACTTACAAAAAATGGAATTTAAGGCTAAAAAAGGGGATATATTTATTGTTGAACCTTTTGAAGTGCATAGATTTAAGGCTAATATAGATTCAAAATGGATAAATATGCTTTCCGAGATATTAGATAAAGAGGCGCCTGATATTTATCGCTATCAACCAGAAGGAGAAATATAG
- a CDS encoding polyprenol monophosphomannose synthase: MELSVVIPTYNEKGNIEILVPAIQEVFKDNKIDGEIVIIDDNSTDGTIETVKQFALQNKNVRLKVREGEKSLAKAWIEGFELAKKEIIVCIDADLCHNPKYFPLMLSKMEDYDIVIGSRYLIHKKGQIMAGKSLLACYVSEIGQTITRMCTGLSQTDTSHSFRMFKKKVFDDIKPYLKYQGNVFLIEFLYMAVKKGYKVTEIEIDYGKREYGKTKLIVLKEGLRYLYYVWQLRWRKIK; encoded by the coding sequence TTGGAATTATCTGTTGTTATCCCAACATATAATGAGAAGGGAAATATCGAAATTTTAGTTCCTGCTATTCAAGAGGTATTTAAAGATAATAAAATAGATGGGGAGATAGTTATCATTGATGATAATTCAACAGATGGAACGATAGAGACAGTAAAACAATTTGCCCTTCAAAATAAAAATGTGAGATTAAAGGTAAGGGAGGGAGAAAAAAGTTTAGCTAAAGCATGGATAGAAGGATTTGAGCTGGCAAAAAAAGAAATAATAGTTTGTATTGATGCAGATTTATGTCATAACCCTAAATATTTTCCTTTAATGTTAAGCAAGATGGAGGATTATGACATTGTTATCGGTTCTAGATACTTAATCCATAAAAAAGGACAGATAATGGCAGGTAAATCTTTATTAGCCTGTTATGTTAGCGAAATAGGACAGACAATTACCCGGATGTGTACAGGATTATCTCAAACTGATACCTCACATAGCTTTAGGATGTTTAAGAAAAAGGTTTTTGATGATATAAAACCTTACCTGAAATATCAAGGGAATGTCTTCCTGATTGAATTTTTATACATGGCAGTTAAAAAAGGTTATAAGGTTACAGAGATAGAAATAGATTATGGAAAAAGAGAGTATGGGAAGACAAAACTTATTGTTCTAAAAGAAGGACTTAGATATCTTTATTATGTTTGGCAGTTAAGATGGCGGAAAATCAAATGA
- a CDS encoding NAD(P)-dependent oxidoreductase yields MKKGLITGANGKLGNYFLKRFFSSGYEISGIDKIWENIPPELKVKTVDILDNSLLWKIVLEIKPDFIIHCAAIKDVFYCEEHPEDTWLVNVVGTQNIVEICEELGIKLIFISSDYVFDGEKGWYAEEDIPNPQTCYGQSKLKGEEIIKEKLSDYVICRTGGIFGYNDDFIDWVKEKLVQRKEVNAYSNIFNTPTYLPSLTEMIEEIMQRNIEGTFHLAGRERINRFGFALKIAKEFNLDLNLVKEERYEDKIDKGLRPRDLSLCSLKAQKVLKTKFLSIDETLRHIRRFNNVKNRMKDEWDS; encoded by the coding sequence ATGAAAAAAGGATTAATTACAGGCGCTAATGGTAAATTAGGCAATTATTTTCTTAAAAGATTTTTTTCTTCAGGATATGAAATAAGCGGTATAGATAAAATATGGGAGAATATTCCACCAGAACTTAAGGTAAAAACGGTAGATATATTAGATAACTCACTCCTATGGAAGATAGTTCTGGAAATAAAACCCGATTTTATTATCCACTGTGCGGCGATTAAAGATGTCTTTTATTGCGAAGAACACCCAGAGGATACATGGTTAGTTAATGTAGTAGGAACTCAAAATATCGTAGAAATATGTGAGGAATTAGGGATAAAATTAATATTTATATCCAGTGATTATGTCTTTGATGGAGAGAAAGGTTGGTATGCAGAAGAAGATATCCCTAACCCCCAAACTTGTTATGGCCAGAGTAAATTAAAGGGTGAAGAAATAATTAAAGAGAAACTCTCTGATTATGTTATTTGCCGCACGGGAGGTATCTTTGGATATAACGATGATTTCATTGATTGGGTAAAGGAAAAGTTAGTGCAAAGAAAAGAGGTTAATGCATATTCTAATATATTCAATACTCCTACATATCTGCCTAGTTTAACAGAGATGATTGAGGAAATAATGCAGAGAAACATAGAAGGAACTTTTCATCTGGCAGGTAGAGAACGAATCAATCGGTTTGGATTTGCTTTGAAGATAGCTAAAGAATTTAACTTAGATTTAAACTTGGTTAAGGAAGAAAGATACGAAGATAAAATAGATAAAGGATTAAGACCGCGAGATTTATCACTTTGTTCTTTAAAAGCACAAAAGGTATTAAAGACTAAATTCCTCAGTATTGACGAAACATTAAGGCATATAAGAAGATTTAACAATGTAAAAAATAGAATGAAAGACGAATGGGATTCATAA
- a CDS encoding class I SAM-dependent methyltransferase, translated as MKELVVDKREKIECKKKLQEYLLHAPVCHVLQRIIEYRKIKEHKEKLIDPILDIGCGDGIFASMLFDDSIFMGIDLSMSEIALARRKKIYKNLLVGSVEKLPFSSESFKTVSSNCVIEHIPNLENALKEIYRVLKKDGYFIFTVPSKLREVYSPFPWMRQVGINFFPNLMNKLLRLLWQEYHFYSPGVWKEKLEQTGFEVVICEYFFPKEAYATYGRFLFFSAISLITKKIFNRWILFSSWRNLFIPFIAKYLEKYYLLEGKDGTELLLISYKK; from the coding sequence ATGAAAGAATTAGTAGTTGATAAAAGAGAAAAAATTGAGTGTAAAAAAAAACTACAAGAATATTTATTACATGCTCCAGTGTGCCATGTACTTCAAAGAATTATTGAATATCGAAAAATAAAGGAACATAAAGAAAAACTTATTGATCCTATATTAGATATTGGATGTGGAGATGGAATTTTTGCTTCTATGTTATTTGATGATTCCATATTTATGGGTATTGATTTGTCTATGAGCGAAATTGCTCTGGCACGAAGAAAAAAGATTTATAAAAATCTACTGGTGGGAAGTGTGGAGAAATTACCATTTTCTTCAGAATCCTTTAAAACAGTTTCAAGTAATTGTGTAATAGAGCATATACCAAATTTAGAAAATGCACTTAAGGAAATATATCGAGTTTTGAAAAAAGATGGCTATTTTATTTTTACGGTCCCAAGTAAATTAAGGGAAGTTTATAGCCCTTTCCCATGGATGCGACAAGTAGGAATAAATTTTTTCCCAAATCTAATGAACAAATTATTAAGGTTACTTTGGCAGGAATATCATTTTTATTCTCCTGGTGTGTGGAAGGAAAAATTGGAACAAACAGGATTTGAAGTTGTAATATGTGAGTATTTTTTCCCAAAAGAAGCTTATGCCACTTATGGTCGATTCCTTTTTTTCTCTGCCATTTCCTTGATTACCAAGAAAATTTTTAATAGATGGATACTATTTTCCAGTTGGCGAAATCTTTTTATCCCATTTATAGCTAAGTACTTAGAGAAATATTACCTGTTAGAAGGGAAAGATGGTACTGAATTGTTATTGATATCTTATAAAAAATAG
- a CDS encoding polyprenol monophosphomannose synthase: MSTLRSLIIIPTYNEAENIEPLLNQIFSMKENFHILVIDDNSCDGTGKIVDKLSIENTRLHVIHRPSKQGLGSAYVCGFKYALERDFDLIFQMDADFSHDPQYLPQFLKAIEDNDVVIGSRYSEGISVVKWSLNRLLLSIAGCFYARFITRLKIRDITGGFKCFRRKVLETIDLNKIHSDGYAFQIEMNYKCVKKGFRVKEISIIFVDRRVGISKMSGYIIKEAIITPWKLILGF, translated from the coding sequence ATGTCTACTCTACGATCACTCATTATTATTCCTACTTACAATGAAGCTGAGAATATTGAACCTCTTCTTAACCAAATTTTTTCAATGAAAGAAAATTTTCATATCTTAGTCATTGATGATAATTCTTGTGATGGTACAGGAAAAATTGTAGATAAATTATCTATAGAAAATACTCGCCTTCATGTGATTCATCGACCATCAAAACAAGGATTAGGATCAGCATATGTGTGTGGATTCAAATATGCATTAGAAAGAGATTTTGATTTAATCTTTCAAATGGATGCTGATTTTTCTCACGATCCTCAATACTTACCCCAATTCTTGAAGGCTATTGAAGATAATGATGTAGTCATAGGTTCAAGATATAGTGAAGGAATTAGTGTAGTAAAGTGGTCTTTGAATCGTCTACTTCTTAGCATTGCAGGATGTTTCTATGCCCGATTTATTACAAGATTGAAAATTAGAGATATTACCGGGGGATTTAAATGTTTTAGAAGAAAGGTATTAGAAACTATTGATCTGAATAAGATACACTCAGATGGATATGCATTCCAGATTGAAATGAATTACAAATGTGTAAAAAAAGGATTTAGAGTTAAAGAAATAAGTATAATTTTTGTTGACCGGCGAGTTGGTATTTCCAAGATGTCTGGCTACATTATCAAAGAAGCAATTATTACTCCTTGGAAATTAATTTTGGGATTCTAA
- a CDS encoding class I SAM-dependent methyltransferase, with protein MLDNLLHQQVYGVDIDKKAIEFCWKHYHKGKERYKLVAVDQKYPFEDEFFDIVLCTEVIEHVMNIPFFLGEIKRVLKSEGIILLSTPNYNSLLLKMLESTILELIARKRGFTRKILHPNKYTEKRLKVCLEKYFSALEIRNISLGMVLFVKAKK; from the coding sequence CTGTTAGATAATTTACTCCATCAGCAAGTATATGGAGTTGATATAGACAAAAAGGCAATTGAATTTTGCTGGAAACATTATCACAAAGGTAAAGAACGATATAAACTAGTTGCTGTGGATCAGAAATATCCATTTGAAGATGAGTTTTTTGATATAGTCTTATGTACAGAAGTTATCGAACATGTAATGAATATTCCGTTTTTTTTAGGAGAAATAAAAAGGGTATTGAAATCAGAAGGAATAATTTTACTCAGTACACCTAATTATAATTCTTTGTTACTCAAAATGTTAGAATCTACTATTCTTGAATTGATTGCCCGAAAAAGGGGATTTACAAGGAAAATCTTACATCCAAATAAATATACTGAAAAACGATTAAAAGTTTGTCTTGAGAAATACTTTAGTGCTTTAGAAATAAGAAACATTAGCCTGGGCATGGTTCTATTTGTAAAAGCTAAAAAATGA
- a CDS encoding glycosyltransferase family 39 protein has protein sequence MRLIFAYIYVNFPETPHDFYAYIGGAKLLLNNQPLYRIPLENKIPFSYGPLTAIVFASWIKVFGENYILLKFPSIIFDCLTMIILFSLIKELVNEATAKFGSFLYTFSYLPLLSSGALGNNDNMYICFMLLSIYLLIKNRFTLAMVSYGITLGFAIHMVPVFPAIIYYLYKKVGFINLLKYISFMCITFFLILFPFYFNSGPQVLHPYIGMATTIFNLCLLSPLNFLRLLAGFYVNVIHYITTHTVISKDLNPIPPHSNHPINLFFNQIATPFLIIGVIFIFWYMIKFRLEDKKIELLRNSFLWIFGILLFSKISTDLHYTWLICPLLVLMLFREQGIFNEFRLKNQEIFGAILTFIGLLILTLICCRGERVETWRWTLFFIPIIIPIGTYLMFYRSKIRRSWAILMCGSACFEITPDNPLLILKPFLVKFIPETPISFGTYLSYATYYPFSLMMLLITVIGIILLAKDMHCLMKDSGDTKGELR, from the coding sequence ATGCGGCTAATATTTGCATATATCTATGTAAACTTTCCAGAAACTCCTCATGATTTTTATGCATATATAGGTGGTGCAAAATTATTACTAAATAATCAACCCCTTTATAGAATACCTTTAGAAAATAAAATACCCTTTTCGTATGGTCCACTTACTGCAATTGTATTTGCAAGTTGGATAAAGGTATTTGGTGAAAATTATATCCTATTGAAATTCCCAAGTATAATATTTGATTGTTTGACGATGATAATTCTCTTTTCTCTTATAAAAGAATTAGTTAATGAGGCAACAGCAAAATTTGGTTCATTCCTTTATACTTTCTCATATCTTCCTTTACTTAGTTCTGGGGCATTAGGTAATAATGATAACATGTACATATGTTTCATGTTACTTTCTATATATCTTTTAATTAAAAATAGATTTACTTTAGCAATGGTCAGTTATGGAATAACATTAGGATTTGCAATTCATATGGTTCCTGTTTTCCCTGCTATAATATATTATTTATACAAAAAAGTCGGATTTATAAATCTATTAAAATACATTAGTTTTATGTGTATTACATTTTTTTTAATCCTTTTTCCCTTTTATTTCAACTCTGGGCCACAGGTATTACACCCTTATATTGGCATGGCAACAACTATTTTTAACTTATGCTTATTGTCTCCTTTAAACTTCCTACGTTTATTAGCAGGATTTTATGTTAATGTTATTCATTACATTACTACACATACTGTAATATCTAAAGACTTAAATCCTATTCCTCCTCATTCAAATCATCCTATTAATTTATTCTTTAATCAAATAGCTACTCCATTTCTTATCATTGGAGTTATTTTTATCTTCTGGTATATGATCAAATTTAGATTAGAGGATAAAAAAATAGAACTATTACGAAATTCCTTTTTATGGATATTTGGGATATTACTATTCTCAAAAATTTCTACGGATTTACACTATACATGGCTTATCTGTCCACTTTTAGTCTTAATGTTGTTTAGAGAACAAGGAATATTTAATGAATTTAGGCTAAAAAATCAAGAGATTTTTGGTGCTATTTTAACTTTTATAGGTTTATTAATACTTACTCTTATATGTTGTAGAGGAGAGAGGGTTGAAACATGGAGATGGACATTATTTTTCATCCCAATCATTATACCTATAGGAACATACCTTATGTTTTATAGAAGTAAAATAAGAAGGAGTTGGGCAATATTAATGTGTGGAAGTGCATGTTTTGAGATAACGCCAGATAATCCATTATTAATATTAAAACCCTTCTTAGTAAAATTTATCCCTGAAACTCCAATATCCTTTGGCACATACCTTTCTTATGCCACTTATTATCCTTTTTCTCTTATGATGCTTTTAATAACAGTAATAGGAATAATATTACTTGCTAAAGATATGCATTGTCTTATGAAAGATTCCGGGGACACGAAAGGAGAATTAAGGTAA
- a CDS encoding type II secretion system F family protein, whose translation MPRFTYKASNQEGKILQGIIEGNKPEVIIDKLRKQSLFPIEIKEEVQKKGIGGFFKQIKSKDILAFTQSLSSLLDAGMPLDKSLGVLEELTKNQRLKTVIYEIKREIEKGNPLSDALANHSEFFSPLYINMVKVGEASGSIELILNRLTDFMEKDEDLKEYLRSIMAYPCILILFVIVAITILFTFVVPRFITIFNEMGESLPLITLLLISVTKFILNWWWVISGIVLISIFGFKGYLGTTKGRYSFDQFKLKMPVLGPIVEMIAVNRFSKSLGTLLKGGVALLPSLLIVKSAVGNAVIAKGISDVHGSIKEGEKIATPLRATGVFPDLLVEMVACGEETGNLEDMLNKIASTYETKIRNSLRGLIALLEPGIILFMGLIVAFIFAAILLPIFGMSELPF comes from the coding sequence ATGCCACGATTTACTTATAAAGCCTCTAATCAAGAAGGTAAAATTTTACAGGGAATAATAGAAGGCAATAAACCAGAAGTAATAATTGACAAATTAAGAAAACAAAGTCTCTTTCCAATAGAAATTAAAGAGGAAGTTCAAAAAAAAGGTATTGGAGGCTTTTTTAAGCAGATAAAATCTAAAGATATTCTTGCATTTACTCAATCTTTATCAAGTCTGCTTGATGCCGGTATGCCATTGGATAAAAGTCTTGGTGTTTTAGAGGAATTAACCAAAAATCAAAGGTTAAAAACGGTTATCTATGAGATAAAAAGAGAGATTGAAAAAGGAAATCCTTTATCCGATGCATTAGCCAACCATTCAGAATTTTTCTCCCCACTTTATATAAATATGGTCAAGGTAGGAGAGGCAAGTGGCTCAATAGAACTTATCTTAAATAGATTAACAGATTTTATGGAAAAAGATGAAGATTTAAAAGAATATCTCAGGTCGATAATGGCATATCCGTGTATTTTAATCTTATTTGTTATCGTGGCGATTACTATTCTCTTTACATTTGTTGTGCCAAGATTTATTACTATCTTTAATGAGATGGGTGAAAGTCTACCTTTAATTACCTTACTGCTGATCTCCGTGACTAAATTTATACTCAATTGGTGGTGGGTGATTTCAGGAATAGTCTTAATTTCTATCTTTGGATTTAAAGGGTATCTTGGAACGACAAAAGGACGATATTCATTTGACCAATTCAAATTAAAAATGCCTGTGTTAGGTCCGATAGTAGAAATGATAGCTGTGAATAGATTTAGTAAAAGTCTGGGAACTTTATTAAAAGGCGGCGTGGCATTATTACCGTCATTGCTTATAGTTAAATCTGCTGTGGGTAATGCAGTGATAGCAAAAGGGATATCTGATGTTCATGGAAGCATAAAAGAAGGCGAAAAGATAGCTACACCTCTTAGAGCAACAGGTGTATTTCCTGACCTTTTGGTTGAAATGGTTGCCTGTGGTGAAGAAACGGGTAATTTAGAGGATATGTTGAATAAGATTGCCAGTACCTATGAGACAAAAATTAGAAATTCATTACGAGGTTTAATTGCCTTATTAGAGCCGGGCATAATATTATTTATGGGATTAATCGTTGCCTTTATTTTTGCCGCTATTTTATTACCTATTTTTGGAATGAGTGAATTGCCATTTTAA
- a CDS encoding four helix bundle protein, whose translation MAKSFYALKIWQKGYEILMKIYEITSTYPVEERYALVIDTRRSANSIIANIAESHGRYYFADKIRVLYTARGELEETRSHLKVACGRKYISEEKFKEIDEEYEGLSKGISGYIQNIESQKSNE comes from the coding sequence ATGGCAAAGTCCTTTTATGCTCTAAAGATATGGCAGAAAGGATATGAGATTCTTATGAAGATCTATGAGATTACTTCTACATATCCTGTAGAGGAACGATATGCCCTGGTAATTGATACTCGTAGATCAGCCAACTCTATAATTGCCAACATTGCTGAGAGTCATGGTAGATATTATTTTGCTGATAAAATACGAGTGTTGTATACCGCAAGGGGTGAACTAGAGGAGACAAGGAGTCACTTAAAGGTTGCTTGTGGAAGAAAATACATTTCAGAGGAAAAGTTTAAAGAAATAGATGAAGAATATGAAGGGTTATCTAAGGGAATTAGCGGTTATATTCAAAATATTGAGTCCCAAAAGTCTAATGAGTAA
- the gyrA gene encoding DNA gyrase subunit A yields MKKETIIPIYIEDEMKNSYLDYAMSVIIGRALPDVRDGLKPVHRRVLYAMNELGMDSDKPYKKSARIVGEVLGKYHPHGDMAVYDSIVRMVQDFSHRYPLINGQGNFGSIDADAPAAMRYTEVRLHKFAEELLKDIDKQTVDFVPNFDETLKEPTVLPANLPNLLLNGSSGIAVGMATNIPPHNLGELVDGIIALIDNPAIDISELIQIISGPDFPTGGSIFGIDGIKESYNTGRGKIILRANATTESLKSGKEAIIITEIPYQVNKKSLIEKIAELVKTKKIEGISALRDESDRDGIRIFIELKRDENPQVILNQLYKHTQMQVTFGVIMLALVDNQPKVLNLKEIMELYLKHRQEVIIRRTKYDLKLAEERAHILEGLKIALANLDQVIKTIKKSKSPQEARIALIAQFELTEKQAQAILEMQLQRLTALEQDKLNAEYLALIKTIAELKSILDSKQKVMNLIKNDLLKIKKDYADPRRTQIIKEAVEFNMEDLIADENMVITISHTGYIKRLPLTTYKMQHRGGVGVTGMIPKEEDFVDQLYIASTHNYILFFTTKGRVYWLKVYDLPEGGRTSRGKAIVNLLKLSEDEKIATSIPIAEFNDQDYLIMATRKGLVKKTRLIEYSRPRSGGIIALSLIGDDELIKVERTNGNDDIILSTMSGKAIKFSESQVRHTGRTASGVRGIRLRKGDYVVGMEVARQGWTLLTITANGYGKRTEFDAYRRQSRGGMGVIDIKTEPRNGPVVSIYEVNDDTEVIMITASGMIIRCPARGISTIGRNTQGVRLIRLKEGDKVVDAAPVVSEEKEITALN; encoded by the coding sequence ATGAAAAAAGAAACGATTATTCCGATTTATATTGAAGATGAGATGAAAAATTCTTATCTTGATTATGCGATGAGTGTCATTATCGGTCGGGCATTACCTGATGTCCGGGACGGGCTAAAACCCGTGCATCGCCGAGTCCTTTATGCTATGAATGAATTAGGTATGGATTCAGATAAACCTTATAAAAAATCTGCCAGAATCGTTGGTGAGGTTTTAGGTAAATATCATCCCCATGGGGATATGGCAGTTTATGATTCTATCGTCCGTATGGTTCAGGATTTTTCACATCGCTATCCTTTAATTAATGGTCAGGGTAACTTTGGTTCGATTGATGCTGATGCCCCGGCGGCGATGCGATATACTGAGGTTCGACTGCATAAATTCGCCGAAGAATTACTTAAAGATATAGACAAACAAACCGTAGATTTTGTCCCAAATTTTGATGAAACACTAAAAGAACCCACCGTCCTGCCTGCCAACTTGCCTAATTTACTCCTGAATGGCTCTTCGGGAATTGCTGTTGGTATGGCAACCAATATCCCACCTCATAATTTAGGGGAATTAGTGGATGGAATTATTGCCTTAATTGACAACCCAGCAATAGATATTTCAGAGTTAATCCAGATTATCTCAGGGCCAGACTTTCCTACTGGCGGGTCAATTTTTGGTATTGATGGCATAAAGGAAAGTTACAACACCGGTCGAGGCAAAATCATCTTACGGGCTAATGCGACAACAGAATCATTGAAAAGTGGTAAAGAAGCGATTATCATTACTGAAATACCATATCAGGTCAATAAAAAAAGTCTTATTGAAAAGATTGCAGAATTGGTTAAGACGAAAAAGATAGAGGGAATATCCGCACTTCGGGATGAATCTGACCGTGATGGCATTCGGATATTCATCGAATTAAAACGGGATGAAAATCCGCAGGTCATCTTAAATCAACTTTATAAACATACCCAGATGCAAGTTACCTTTGGTGTGATTATGTTGGCTTTAGTGGATAATCAACCTAAGGTATTGAACCTCAAAGAGATAATGGAACTATACCTCAAACATCGCCAGGAGGTCATTATCCGAAGAACTAAATACGACCTGAAATTAGCCGAAGAGCGCGCTCATATCCTTGAAGGATTAAAAATTGCCCTGGCAAATCTTGACCAGGTAATTAAGACTATTAAAAAATCTAAGAGTCCACAAGAGGCAAGGATAGCATTAATTGCCCAGTTCGAATTAACGGAAAAACAGGCACAGGCTATCTTAGAAATGCAATTGCAAAGATTAACGGCATTGGAACAGGATAAACTGAATGCTGAGTATTTAGCCTTGATAAAGACTATTGCCGAACTAAAATCTATCCTTGATTCTAAACAAAAAGTTATGAATTTAATTAAAAATGATTTACTTAAGATAAAAAAGGACTACGCTGACCCAAGACGAACTCAAATAATTAAGGAGGCAGTGGAATTTAATATGGAAGACCTGATTGCCGATGAAAATATGGTCATCACTATCAGTCATACCGGCTATATTAAGCGATTACCACTGACTACTTATAAAATGCAGCATCGTGGTGGAGTCGGTGTGACCGGTATGATTCCTAAAGAAGAAGATTTTGTTGACCAACTATATATTGCCTCAACACATAATTATATCCTCTTTTTTACCACTAAAGGTCGGGTTTATTGGTTAAAAGTCTATGATTTGCCAGAGGGAGGTCGAACAAGCAGAGGGAAAGCGATTGTTAATCTACTTAAATTAAGCGAAGATGAAAAGATTGCTACATCTATACCGATTGCAGAATTTAATGACCAAGATTATTTGATTATGGCGACGCGCAAAGGATTGGTTAAGAAAACACGCCTGATTGAATACAGTCGGCCAAGGAGTGGTGGAATTATTGCCTTATCATTAATCGGAGATGATGAATTAATAAAGGTGGAACGAACAAATGGAAATGATGATATTATTTTATCCACGATGTCTGGCAAGGCAATTAAGTTTAGCGAAAGCCAGGTTCGTCATACAGGCCGAACGGCTTCAGGTGTTCGAGGAATAAGATTAAGAAAAGGGGATTATGTTGTTGGTATGGAGGTCGCTCGTCAAGGATGGACACTCTTGACTATTACCGCTAACGGCTATGGGAAAAGAACAGAATTTGATGCGTATCGTCGTCAGTCAAGGGGAGGAATGGGGGTCATTGACATTAAAACCGAGCCACGAAATGGACCAGTCGTAAGTATTTATGAGGTAAATGATGATACTGAAGTAATAATGATTACTGCCTCCGGGATGATCATTCGTTGCCCGGCACGAGGCATCTCCACCATCGGCAGAAATACACAAGGAGTTAGATTAATCAGACTTAAAGAAGGAGATAAAGTAGTTGATGCCGCACCAGTAGTTAGTGAAGAAAAGGAAATAACTGCCTTGAACTAA
- a CDS encoding HyaD/HybD family hydrogenase maturation endopeptidase, producing MEEQNIDFEYTQSIPSGPKPKIMIIGLGNILLQDEGIGVHIIKALQKMDIPDNIDLVDGGTAELDLMNYMNKGIDKVIIIDAVKGGSKAGTTFRLSVNEIMATTKHISSLHQKELIEAIKMLELFTRKPREIVILGIVPKETEWSLTLSPELQNKIPEITRIVFDEIEKK from the coding sequence ATGGAAGAGCAAAATATAGATTTTGAATATACCCAATCAATACCTTCTGGTCCTAAACCAAAAATAATGATTATTGGATTAGGCAATATCCTGCTTCAAGATGAGGGCATTGGCGTCCATATAATTAAGGCACTTCAAAAAATGGATATACCGGATAATATAGACCTGGTAGATGGTGGAACCGCTGAGCTTGACCTGATGAATTATATGAATAAAGGTATAGATAAGGTAATTATAATCGATGCCGTCAAAGGTGGAAGTAAAGCCGGAACTACATTTCGATTAAGTGTAAATGAAATTATGGCGACCACAAAACATATCTCCTCCCTGCATCAAAAAGAACTAATTGAGGCAATCAAGATGCTTGAATTATTTACCAGAAAACCCCGCGAGATTGTTATTCTCGGTATCGTGCCAAAAGAAACAGAATGGAGTCTTACACTTAGTCCAGAATTACAAAATAAAATCCCAGAAATTACCCGCATCGTCTTTGATGAAATTGAAAAGAAGTAA